From Ignavibacteriales bacterium, a single genomic window includes:
- a CDS encoding carboxypeptidase-like regulatory domain-containing protein, producing MVDVWTVSGKCYLAGSTNPVAGVIVSCGAVDVSSASDGSYSIRGVAAGDHLLTAHKSGLLDYSEKIHVDADVPMNVFLDFKRMNISGYVVNSVDGPISGARVKLATYVDVTDISGRFQFFNVPQVSDSLVVTHPDYNPSIAPVVVGDSTQRFDVTLTKDTVLTGNALTTQYVDQVFPNSYFPVWPNNDRVYLRANGVDSLGMYVGGVQRNIFLTFQFPPLLNQPSVTLVEGALELCTDKEYAPFDVQTYVIELSPSLLLTYANQPGVGALLFSGTVVNTAPGKYSAVLVTDGLKVLLARQQVQGVSPVVEIRGGFVYPVGFYSVQATANKPRLRYTIHY from the coding sequence TTGGTCGACGTCTGGACGGTCTCGGGGAAGTGTTATCTGGCAGGGTCGACTAACCCGGTTGCCGGGGTGATCGTGTCGTGCGGCGCGGTAGATGTCTCATCAGCTTCAGACGGATCGTACAGCATACGAGGCGTTGCCGCCGGCGATCATCTTTTGACCGCTCATAAATCGGGTTTGCTGGATTACTCGGAGAAAATCCATGTGGACGCAGATGTGCCGATGAACGTCTTTTTGGATTTCAAGCGAATGAACATCTCGGGGTACGTCGTCAATTCAGTTGACGGACCGATCTCCGGCGCACGCGTAAAACTCGCTACTTATGTCGACGTAACGGATATTTCCGGGCGATTTCAGTTCTTCAACGTCCCTCAAGTGTCTGATTCCCTCGTGGTCACTCACCCCGATTACAACCCATCGATTGCCCCCGTGGTAGTAGGAGACAGCACACAGAGGTTCGATGTGACGCTGACCAAGGATACAGTACTAACCGGAAACGCGTTGACAACCCAATATGTGGATCAAGTATTTCCCAACTCGTACTTTCCAGTGTGGCCGAACAACGACCGCGTGTATCTCAGAGCAAACGGCGTAGACAGCCTGGGGATGTACGTAGGTGGCGTCCAGCGCAACATCTTTCTCACGTTTCAATTTCCCCCCTTGCTGAATCAACCCAGCGTCACTCTTGTTGAGGGGGCTCTCGAGCTTTGCACTGACAAAGAGTATGCTCCGTTTGATGTCCAAACATATGTTATCGAGCTTAGCCCCTCCCTTTTACTGACATATGCCAATCAGCCAGGTGTTGGTGCTCTCCTTTTTTCTGGCACTGTTGTTAACACCGCGCCTGGAAAATACTCCGCTGTGCTTGTAACTGACGGACTTAAGGTACTCTTGGCCAGGCAGCAAGTCCAGGGTGTAAGTCCAGTCGTTGAAATCAGAGGAGGATTCGTATATCCCGTCGGTTTCTATTCTGTGCAGGCAACAGCCAACAAACCAAGGCTGAGGTATACTATACATTATTGA
- a CDS encoding hydrogenase maturation protease: MNKTLVIGYGNTLRRDDAAGVYAAERIEQRYPGVECLTVQQLTSDMAVTLAHYRTVVFIDASTTAKELRVTKLRPTDAMVEYDSHSMTPQMLLNASNDLYGLIPRETVQIEIPANDFTLGELPSPNVRAIVDQCVNDFQQLVFPATF; the protein is encoded by the coding sequence ATGAACAAAACGCTCGTCATAGGATACGGCAACACACTCCGCCGCGACGACGCCGCAGGAGTCTATGCGGCCGAACGCATCGAACAACGCTACCCTGGCGTGGAATGTCTCACCGTCCAGCAACTCACATCGGACATGGCCGTCACGCTCGCGCACTACAGGACGGTGGTCTTCATCGACGCGAGCACTACAGCAAAAGAGCTGCGCGTCACAAAACTGCGCCCCACGGATGCTATGGTTGAGTATGACTCGCATTCCATGACTCCGCAGATGTTGCTCAATGCGAGCAACGACCTGTACGGGCTCATTCCGCGCGAAACGGTTCAAATAGAAATTCCCGCCAACGATTTTACGCTCGGCGAGTTGCCTTCTCCGAACGTTCGGGCAATCGTCGACCAGTGTGTCAACGATTTCCAGCAACTCGTTTTTCCAGCCACGTTCTGA
- the glgP gene encoding alpha-glucan family phosphorylase: MILLSNGSLKTSAERLQSLARNLWWTWNPQAQEIFRELSPLIWERSNHSAVEVLHEVSHTELAARLHDPDFQKRVHRVLEDFESYMQTSDTWTSHQAHRLSHPVAYFSAEFGLHESLPIYSGGLGILSGDHTKSASDLGIPFIGISLYYRNGYFQQHIGPDGWQQESYPVYDPVRLPLELVTREEGGRLLNSVEIGQSTVHFQAWRLRVGRATIYLLDTNLPENDEHFQGLTGHVYGGDVNTRIGQEIVLGIGGVRLLRSLGIEPSVFHMNEGHSAFLTLELFREQVKQGTSIEDARKSVSSRCIFTTHTPVPAGHDRFNAGLIHHTLDRFWSDTGLTGEQLMAYGRINPDDPQEMFTMTVLALKMSRAANGVSELHGQVSREMWKEMYPLNPVAEVPIGYITNGIHTPSWATAKAHEFWNKRLGVDWTAKLMDPHYWSKLENGEVATDGELWALRYALRRDLVEFVRLRLRALQGRGEGDGFGSIDRTLSPDALTICFARRFATYKRAPLVFRHLEQIIALANDSNRPVQFVFAGKAHPRDNEGKRFMQSIVEMTRHPQLIGKVVFVENYDINVARYLVAGADVWLNTPRRPLEASGTSGQKTVIHGGVNLSILDGWWQEGFKDTNGWAIGDGSAEADLELQDERDAEDLLQTLSGQIVPEFYSRNAEGVPESWIKRIRSSMRSLIPVYNTDRMVAEYYTKYYANR; encoded by the coding sequence GTGATTCTATTGAGTAACGGTAGTCTCAAGACTTCTGCTGAACGCCTGCAATCTCTCGCACGCAATCTTTGGTGGACCTGGAACCCACAAGCCCAGGAGATTTTCCGGGAACTCTCCCCCCTGATCTGGGAACGATCAAACCACAGCGCAGTCGAAGTTCTTCACGAAGTCTCTCACACCGAACTTGCCGCCCGTCTGCACGATCCGGATTTTCAGAAGAGAGTGCATCGGGTCCTCGAGGACTTCGAATCATACATGCAGACAAGCGATACGTGGACTTCACATCAGGCCCATCGGCTGTCTCATCCTGTCGCCTACTTCAGCGCTGAGTTCGGGTTGCACGAATCACTTCCTATTTACTCAGGCGGACTCGGCATTCTCTCCGGCGATCATACCAAATCCGCAAGCGATCTCGGCATTCCCTTCATCGGTATAAGTCTCTACTACCGAAACGGCTATTTCCAGCAGCACATCGGTCCCGACGGATGGCAGCAGGAATCCTATCCCGTGTACGATCCGGTGCGCCTTCCGCTGGAGCTCGTGACCCGTGAAGAAGGGGGTCGACTGCTGAATTCAGTGGAGATCGGCCAAAGCACCGTTCATTTCCAGGCATGGCGGCTGCGTGTCGGACGCGCAACCATTTATCTTCTCGACACGAACCTTCCTGAGAATGACGAGCATTTCCAGGGACTCACCGGTCATGTCTATGGCGGCGATGTCAATACCCGGATCGGTCAGGAAATTGTTCTGGGGATCGGCGGCGTTCGGCTGCTGCGTTCGCTGGGGATCGAACCTTCGGTCTTCCATATGAACGAAGGACATTCAGCGTTCCTTACACTCGAGCTATTCCGCGAACAGGTGAAACAGGGAACAAGCATCGAAGATGCCCGGAAGTCTGTTTCGTCCCGATGCATCTTTACAACTCACACCCCGGTGCCGGCGGGACACGACCGGTTCAACGCCGGGCTCATTCACCACACGCTCGACCGCTTCTGGAGTGATACGGGATTGACCGGCGAACAGCTGATGGCGTACGGGCGGATCAATCCGGACGATCCGCAGGAAATGTTTACGATGACTGTGCTTGCCCTGAAGATGTCGCGTGCTGCAAACGGCGTGAGTGAACTTCACGGACAGGTGAGCCGGGAAATGTGGAAAGAGATGTATCCACTGAATCCGGTCGCTGAGGTTCCCATCGGCTACATTACGAACGGAATTCATACTCCAAGCTGGGCCACGGCCAAAGCTCATGAATTCTGGAACAAGCGGCTCGGTGTTGATTGGACTGCGAAGTTGATGGATCCTCATTATTGGAGCAAACTCGAAAACGGCGAGGTGGCAACCGATGGCGAGCTGTGGGCTCTCCGGTATGCGCTTCGAAGGGATCTTGTCGAGTTTGTACGTCTCAGGCTGCGGGCACTCCAGGGAAGAGGCGAGGGAGATGGTTTCGGTTCGATCGACAGGACGCTCTCACCTGATGCCCTCACGATATGCTTTGCCAGACGATTTGCGACCTATAAGCGGGCTCCTCTGGTATTCCGACATCTGGAACAAATCATTGCACTCGCCAACGATTCGAATCGCCCCGTTCAGTTTGTTTTTGCCGGGAAAGCGCATCCCCGCGACAACGAGGGGAAACGCTTCATGCAATCCATTGTCGAAATGACTCGCCATCCTCAGTTGATTGGCAAGGTGGTCTTTGTTGAGAATTACGACATCAATGTCGCCCGGTATCTTGTTGCCGGCGCGGATGTATGGCTCAACACTCCCCGACGTCCCCTGGAAGCGAGCGGCACAAGCGGCCAAAAAACCGTGATCCATGGAGGCGTGAATCTCAGCATTCTGGACGGATGGTGGCAGGAGGGTTTCAAGGACACGAACGGATGGGCCATCGGCGACGGTAGTGCAGAGGCAGATCTCGAATTGCAGGACGAAAGGGATGCTGAGGATCTTCTTCAGACGCTCTCCGGGCAGATTGTTCCCGAATTCTACAGCCGCAATGCGGAGGGGGTTCCCGAGAGCTGGATCAAACGAATTCGGAGCTCCATGCGCAGTCTCATTCCTGTTTACAATACCGATCGAATGGTTGCTGAATACTATACGAAGTACTACGCCAACCGATAG
- a CDS encoding DUF5916 domain-containing protein: MLLTRSISTLQWCLLFCPLLAQSQPKPDTVRSITAVRFSGSIRIDGELNESAWQRAGETRFTQRQPDEGKPASQKTESWVAYDDNALYIAVKLYDSDPDSIIGRLARRDQDSESDEVGIGIDAGHDRRTGQYFMVNPAGAIQDGTFSNDTQTDDGWDGVWDVAVRKEAWGWSAEFRIPYSQLRFAKSDRYVWGIEIYRGIRRRNEESYLVFYPRTDRLRVSRWPELVGIEGIEPPPRIELLPYATATGKFVQQAPVDAFNLGRTDPFKFQRKFPMNLGADAKIGLAGDVTLDLSLNPDFAQVEVDPAVVNLTAYETYYQEKRPFFIEGSNILSFGRGGAPSLQDFDWSDPSFFYSRRVGRAPQGQVTHSGFVDTPDRTTILGAAKVSGKITNTWSFAAVSALTAREYGDVDSAGVRFNDEIEPLTFYGVVRTLKEFNDARQAVGVLGTVVERNIRDDRMKRLLNDRALSLGIDGWSFLDESKVWVLTGWAGASRVSGTKERMTTLQRSAQHFFQRPDVGYLGVDSNAMSMTGWASRIWLDKVTGNWIFDAALGAIDPGFETNDVGFLTRGDFINGHIYFGYEWYEPEGILRSKGITGAVIRQYDFGGRKIGDGYRLFLSAQLLNYWSANLALAYNGESYDDQRTRGGPLMKALASRSMVFTISSDSRESLYGSLNLSAGRGESGGWLYSSGMYFNWKASRNLNTSLSLDYSRVHGASQYIDAIGDRFATNTYGTRYLFGAIDQKQLSTTLRLNWTFTPKMSLQLYLQPILSSGAYSGIMELAQPGTFTFNRYGEGDSQIDVSDGEYRIYPNGRSGVIPGFTIGNPDFNFKSVRANMVFRWEYLPGSTLFFVWTNEKTDYESRGDFSFERDATRLMRMTPDNVYSIKLTYWINP, from the coding sequence ATGCTTCTGACCCGCTCCATCTCGACCCTCCAATGGTGCCTGTTGTTTTGCCCGCTTCTCGCGCAAAGTCAACCGAAACCCGATACGGTTCGATCCATCACCGCGGTTCGTTTTTCCGGTTCAATTAGGATTGACGGAGAGCTCAACGAGTCTGCGTGGCAGCGTGCGGGTGAAACACGTTTTACGCAGCGTCAACCCGATGAGGGAAAACCCGCATCTCAGAAGACCGAGTCGTGGGTCGCGTATGATGACAACGCGCTTTACATTGCGGTGAAACTCTATGATTCCGATCCCGACTCCATTATCGGAAGGTTGGCACGACGTGACCAGGATTCGGAGTCGGATGAAGTGGGAATTGGTATCGACGCGGGTCACGACAGAAGGACGGGCCAGTATTTTATGGTCAATCCTGCAGGTGCGATTCAGGACGGGACGTTTTCGAACGATACACAGACGGACGACGGCTGGGATGGTGTGTGGGACGTTGCAGTTCGCAAAGAGGCGTGGGGATGGTCGGCGGAGTTTCGCATTCCCTATTCGCAGCTGCGGTTCGCGAAGTCCGATCGCTACGTCTGGGGGATTGAGATCTACAGAGGAATAAGGAGGAGAAACGAGGAGTCCTATCTCGTGTTTTATCCCAGAACCGACCGCCTTCGCGTTTCCCGCTGGCCCGAGCTGGTCGGGATTGAAGGAATTGAGCCCCCGCCGCGCATTGAGCTTCTTCCGTACGCCACAGCGACCGGGAAATTCGTCCAACAGGCTCCGGTCGATGCGTTCAATCTGGGAAGGACGGATCCCTTCAAGTTTCAGCGTAAGTTTCCGATGAATCTCGGCGCAGATGCGAAGATCGGCCTAGCGGGCGACGTGACGCTCGACCTTTCCCTGAACCCCGATTTCGCCCAGGTTGAAGTCGATCCTGCTGTTGTCAATCTGACAGCGTACGAAACGTATTATCAGGAAAAGCGTCCCTTCTTCATTGAAGGGTCAAACATCCTCAGCTTCGGACGCGGGGGAGCTCCGTCGCTACAGGATTTCGATTGGTCAGATCCAAGCTTCTTCTACAGCAGGCGTGTTGGCCGGGCCCCACAAGGTCAGGTCACGCACAGTGGATTTGTTGACACCCCTGATCGGACAACGATCCTCGGGGCAGCAAAAGTCAGCGGCAAGATCACCAACACGTGGTCATTTGCGGCTGTGAGCGCGCTGACAGCCCGCGAGTACGGCGATGTGGATTCGGCCGGAGTCCGGTTCAACGACGAAATCGAGCCCCTCACGTTCTACGGCGTCGTTCGGACGCTTAAGGAATTCAATGATGCGCGTCAGGCCGTTGGTGTGCTCGGTACCGTGGTCGAACGAAATATACGGGATGACCGGATGAAGAGGCTGCTCAATGACCGGGCGCTCTCCCTTGGCATTGACGGCTGGTCGTTCCTGGACGAAAGCAAAGTTTGGGTGCTCACCGGCTGGGCCGGGGCATCCCGCGTTTCCGGGACGAAGGAAAGAATGACAACTCTTCAACGTTCGGCACAGCACTTCTTCCAGCGTCCGGATGTCGGCTATCTCGGTGTGGACTCGAACGCAATGTCCATGACAGGCTGGGCATCACGCATCTGGCTTGACAAGGTCACAGGTAACTGGATCTTTGATGCCGCGCTCGGTGCAATAGATCCCGGCTTCGAAACAAATGATGTGGGATTTCTCACCCGGGGAGACTTCATCAACGGGCACATCTATTTCGGTTATGAGTGGTACGAACCGGAAGGTATCCTGCGATCGAAGGGGATCACCGGTGCCGTCATACGGCAGTATGATTTCGGCGGACGGAAGATCGGCGATGGATACAGATTGTTTCTCTCGGCTCAGCTCCTCAACTATTGGTCGGCGAACCTGGCGCTGGCGTACAACGGGGAATCGTACGATGATCAGCGGACGCGGGGCGGTCCTTTGATGAAAGCACTCGCGAGCCGGAGCATGGTGTTCACGATCTCGAGTGACTCCCGCGAATCGTTGTACGGGTCGCTGAATCTCAGTGCGGGCAGGGGTGAATCAGGCGGGTGGCTCTACAGTTCGGGGATGTATTTCAACTGGAAGGCCTCGCGCAATCTCAACACCAGTCTCAGCCTGGACTATTCACGCGTTCATGGCGCTTCGCAGTACATCGATGCCATCGGCGATCGGTTTGCAACGAACACGTACGGAACGCGATACCTTTTCGGAGCAATCGACCAGAAGCAGCTTTCCACGACTCTCCGTCTCAACTGGACCTTCACGCCGAAAATGAGTCTTCAGCTGTACCTCCAGCCGATCCTCTCGAGTGGAGCCTATTCAGGCATTATGGAATTGGCCCAGCCCGGGACGTTCACCTTCAACAGATACGGTGAGGGGGATTCACAGATTGATGTGTCGGACGGCGAGTATAGAATCTATCCAAACGGCCGTAGCGGGGTGATTCCTGGTTTCACAATCGGCAATCCGGATTTCAATTTCAAATCCGTCCGCGCGAATATGGTATTCCGGTGGGAATATCTCCCCGGTTCGACTCTCTTCTTTGTTTGGACGAACGAGAAAACGGATTACGAAAGCAGGGGGGACTTTTCTTTTGAGCGGGATGCAACAAGGCTGATGCGGATGACCCCCGACAACGTCTACTCGATCAAACTCACCTACTGGATCAACCCGTAG